Proteins encoded by one window of Synergistota bacterium:
- the dctP gene encoding TRAP transporter substrate-binding protein DctP, producing the protein MLLISVAVFVQHGVAAEPKYHWRMSEIHPVGSDFDLRAREFAKKIYERTHGKIKIDVYSGGVLGDWTEIFEMVMRGTVEVALQMANANFDPKLNLAYYFPYIFTNFDEATKVYSPSGWAYKIIQKLWEKHNIKALDIIPVGMAGLSLKSLPKGYADPKVKKGMKVRVMPIKPCEWTYEALGYIPTPIPYSEVYTALQMGVVDGQMGGPPFQGWQFRDVQKVWIQYNDYCETWWFVINKGIWDKLSPEDQKIIMEAAHEESKIQWAKAKQLDEEYRQKLKKEYGWTIITFNEDQMNKIANYVRKIVWPRMEKLVGKELMDLIYKESGVPRPQ; encoded by the coding sequence ATGCTTCTTATCAGCGTTGCGGTTTTCGTCCAACACGGGGTTGCTGCTGAGCCGAAGTACCACTGGAGAATGTCTGAAATTCATCCCGTAGGAAGCGACTTCGATCTTAGAGCAAGGGAATTCGCGAAAAAGATATACGAGAGGACTCACGGTAAAATTAAGATTGATGTTTACTCTGGTGGAGTATTGGGCGACTGGACGGAGATCTTTGAGATGGTTATGCGAGGAACCGTTGAGGTAGCGCTTCAGATGGCTAACGCCAATTTTGACCCCAAACTCAACTTAGCTTACTACTTCCCGTACATATTCACGAACTTTGATGAGGCAACCAAGGTTTATAGCCCGAGTGGATGGGCTTACAAGATTATTCAGAAGCTGTGGGAGAAGCATAACATTAAGGCTCTCGATATAATTCCCGTTGGGATGGCGGGTCTTTCCTTGAAGTCGCTTCCCAAAGGTTATGCTGATCCTAAGGTCAAGAAGGGCATGAAGGTTCGCGTCATGCCCATAAAGCCGTGTGAATGGACCTATGAGGCTCTGGGATACATTCCGACTCCCATACCTTATTCTGAGGTTTACACTGCCCTTCAGATGGGTGTGGTTGACGGTCAGATGGGAGGACCTCCGTTCCAGGGATGGCAGTTCCGTGATGTACAGAAGGTATGGATTCAGTATAACGACTATTGTGAAACCTGGTGGTTCGTCATTAACAAGGGAATATGGGATAAGCTCTCTCCCGAGGATCAGAAGATCATAATGGAAGCTGCTCACGAGGAGTCCAAGATTCAGTGGGCTAAAGCTAAGCAGCTTGATGAGGAATACCGCCAGAAGCTTAAGAAGGAATATGGGTGGACGATCATTACCTTCAATGAGGATCAGATGAACAAGATAGCCAATTATGTTAGAAAGATAGTCTGGCCTAGGATGGAAAAGCTTGTTGGAAAGGAGCTTATGGACCTTATCTACAAGGAGTCCGGTGTGCCTCGTCCGCAGTAA
- a CDS encoding cache domain-containing protein, whose protein sequence is MRYVLRIGVALSIFLSFILPFGFLYFTSMNVMRGELQEGEKAFLSNYVKQIEMEIRSLDDEGRKLLLTRKESIAKDLQRVKANLDLFYAETYHSTEYSLKERLLSFFDIIDKYIYLNGSLYKDGSSLMLGDFYEINENDEIPETLRLRFKRGEAMIFIVDKGKAKVISTTMFLNGKKAYGVLLPESLYRKVVEERRMAFGRMKVGDRDYLIFAGPLFDEDGHVVGVAGVAENEIFTWYAFEEKLRSLSKKHERDMEILVFHTDSLPSGVKIGDLSGNLGEKKGHLFVGRAYKGTDVGYLIRSKRNLEDIRAEIDREIMRKLYKYTLSIVVGERGKAELLDSEGRSIIRKGVSVSNLSGKGGCGEFTVEGKRCFLCYRWLPDRKIFVAAYRPEDEVLKPLIAVRKRAIAVAIITTIAVFLLAFLYWRTLSKLVKLLSNALLKAAGKELTISLPAISNDFSEAFEAFNKLARDIREAIARAIGVASSSSVEVEEYAVSLRKAHQKLESIVSSLENLFEGISGLVSHVQEVSASAEDIRRLSQDTQKEVEGSLESVRAVMRSAELVKRKVEEGRGAVNEANARGERLAGEIRALVEFSQSINEIVQTIASIADQTNLLALNAAIEAARAGEAGRGFAVVAEEVRKLAEQSEKATQDIGDLLRSMGEKVEEVVASFRDVQGAIDRNREAFDEIESAFEEVSLKISEVSSALEKVSSLAERVQINLESITSAFSDVMEKVESVSSEGASRLDEVREFFKSFEELSFKMDALASVIRELEVALKEFKVGEVKKGEKETLGIAPASES, encoded by the coding sequence ATGCGCTATGTATTGAGAATAGGAGTGGCTTTATCCATATTTTTGTCTTTTATCTTGCCATTCGGTTTTCTTTATTTTACGTCGATGAATGTCATGAGAGGGGAGCTTCAAGAAGGGGAAAAAGCGTTTCTGTCGAATTACGTGAAACAGATAGAAATGGAAATAAGGAGCCTCGATGATGAGGGTAGGAAACTACTTTTAACCAGGAAGGAGAGCATAGCCAAGGATCTTCAACGAGTTAAAGCTAACCTTGACCTGTTTTATGCGGAGACCTATCACTCCACTGAATATAGCCTGAAGGAGCGGTTGCTTTCTTTTTTCGATATCATTGACAAGTACATATATCTTAATGGTTCGCTTTATAAGGATGGTAGTAGTCTGATGCTGGGCGATTTCTACGAGATAAACGAAAATGATGAGATACCAGAGACTCTCAGGCTTAGATTTAAACGAGGGGAAGCGATGATATTTATCGTTGATAAGGGGAAGGCGAAGGTTATATCGACGACCATGTTCTTAAATGGCAAGAAAGCGTATGGAGTTCTTCTTCCAGAGTCTCTTTACAGGAAAGTAGTTGAGGAGAGAAGAATGGCTTTTGGTAGGATGAAAGTGGGGGATCGCGATTATCTGATCTTTGCGGGTCCTCTGTTTGATGAGGATGGTCACGTTGTAGGCGTGGCGGGAGTTGCTGAAAATGAGATATTCACTTGGTATGCCTTCGAGGAGAAACTTCGGTCCCTTTCTAAAAAGCATGAGAGGGATATGGAGATACTCGTTTTCCACACAGATTCTCTTCCCAGCGGAGTTAAGATTGGTGATCTTTCGGGAAATCTCGGTGAGAAGAAAGGGCATCTTTTCGTGGGCAGGGCTTATAAGGGCACGGATGTGGGATATCTAATACGTTCTAAGAGGAATCTTGAAGATATAAGAGCTGAGATAGATAGGGAGATAATGCGCAAGCTTTATAAGTACACCCTCTCGATAGTTGTGGGAGAGAGAGGGAAGGCAGAGCTCCTTGATTCTGAAGGGAGGAGTATCATTAGAAAGGGAGTTTCCGTATCGAACTTAAGCGGTAAAGGTGGGTGTGGTGAGTTTACCGTTGAGGGGAAGCGTTGCTTCCTTTGCTATAGATGGCTCCCTGATAGAAAGATCTTTGTGGCTGCATATCGTCCCGAGGATGAGGTCTTAAAGCCCCTGATTGCGGTTAGAAAGAGGGCTATAGCTGTGGCTATTATAACTACTATAGCGGTTTTTCTCCTTGCATTTCTTTACTGGAGAACTCTGTCCAAGTTGGTTAAGCTTCTTTCGAATGCTCTTCTTAAGGCGGCAGGAAAGGAGCTTACTATTAGCTTACCGGCAATCTCCAATGATTTTTCGGAAGCATTTGAGGCGTTTAATAAGCTTGCACGTGATATAAGAGAGGCAATTGCGAGGGCAATTGGCGTCGCTTCGAGCTCGAGCGTGGAGGTTGAGGAGTATGCGGTTTCTCTGAGGAAAGCTCATCAGAAGCTTGAGAGTATAGTTTCCTCCCTTGAGAACTTGTTTGAGGGGATCTCAGGACTCGTATCTCATGTTCAGGAGGTTTCTGCCTCCGCCGAGGATATAAGAAGACTCTCTCAGGATACTCAAAAGGAAGTCGAAGGTAGCCTTGAGTCAGTTAGGGCTGTTATGAGAAGTGCGGAGCTTGTCAAGAGAAAGGTTGAGGAGGGGAGAGGAGCGGTCAACGAGGCTAATGCTCGGGGTGAGCGCTTAGCAGGTGAGATCAGAGCGCTCGTTGAGTTTTCTCAAAGCATAAATGAGATAGTCCAGACCATAGCTTCTATAGCTGATCAAACTAATCTGCTTGCGTTGAATGCTGCGATAGAGGCTGCTCGTGCTGGGGAAGCAGGAAGAGGTTTTGCTGTTGTAGCTGAAGAGGTTAGAAAGCTCGCGGAGCAGAGCGAGAAAGCAACCCAAGATATTGGAGATCTTTTAAGAAGCATGGGTGAAAAGGTAGAGGAGGTAGTTGCATCTTTTAGAGATGTTCAGGGAGCGATAGATAGGAATAGGGAAGCATTCGATGAAATAGAGTCAGCTTTCGAGGAGGTTTCTCTTAAAATCTCTGAAGTTTCCTCAGCGCTCGAAAAGGTGAGCTCCCTTGCAGAGAGAGTCCAGATCAACTTGGAGAGCATAACATCGGCCTTTTCTGATGTTATGGAGAAGGTAGAGAGCGTTTCGTCTGAGGGAGCTTCCCGTCTTGATGAGGTAAGGGAGTTCTTTAAGAGCTTTGAGGAGCTTTCCTTCAAGATGGATGCTTTAGCCTCTGTGATAAGAGAGCTTGAGGTTGCTCTTAAGGAGTTTAAGGTAGGGGAGGTGAAAAAGGGTGAAAAGGAAACTCTTGGTATCGCTCCTGCTTCTGAATCTTAA
- a CDS encoding TRAP transporter large permease subunit: VTILGRLYTMEQVPMKIANFLLSISHNKYVILLMINVFLIIIGMLMDDLSGTMLVAPLLLPLAVRIGVHPVHFAAILGTNLGLGNVTPPTAPILYLGGRVGKVSFDQYIKPALVFMLFGNVPVIILTTYFPSLSMFLPRLILGIR, from the coding sequence GTCACAATACTTGGCAGGCTTTATACGATGGAGCAGGTGCCCATGAAGATAGCTAACTTCTTGCTTTCCATATCTCACAATAAGTATGTTATATTGCTTATGATAAACGTTTTTCTGATAATAATCGGTATGCTTATGGATGATTTAAGCGGGACGATGCTTGTTGCTCCTCTGCTTCTTCCGTTAGCGGTGCGGATAGGGGTTCATCCCGTGCATTTTGCTGCTATTCTGGGTACCAATCTCGGGTTAGGTAATGTGACTCCGCCGACGGCGCCAATCCTCTATCTCGGAGGACGTGTGGGGAAGGTTTCCTTCGATCAGTATATAAAGCCGGCACTGGTCTTCATGCTTTTCGGAAACGTTCCCGTGATAATATTGACCACTTACTTCCCCTCCTTGTCCATGTTTCTTCCTCGTTTAATTCTGGGGATCAGGTGA